The segment TAGGCGACGGATGCAAATAAAATCCTTTTGCCGCAATTACCCTCTCTTCTTCCGACGAGTTCCCAATCGAAGGTGACGATTTATTAAACCGGTCTTCGATCAATGGCGTCACCGGACTAAGAACAAGCGCCGGAAAATCAAGAATGCTTGGAGAGAGCATTTCATGGAGTCGCGGCGATAACCCATGACCATGGAGCTTCGGCACCGATGCGTTGATCATCAGCCCGTTTTTCAGGCTGTTCCGACGCTCGTAGAGCTTGAATCCTTGTTTCTTCTGTTGACCGGTTTTGATCGGCGGTATGGATGTCCTCGTCGGCGCCGGATCTGGTTGGTGGGTCGGTTTTGATGATCCGGTTAGCATCTGGACTACTTGTTTGAAGGAAGTTGTGTCTGCTTGGACGAAGGTTGTTGGGTATGAATTTGGTTCGGATCTTGAAACGGGTCTTGGAGTTAGTGGTGGTGTTTGGACGGCGCCACCGCCGGCGGTATGTCCATTGCTGTTGCTACTGCTGCCATGGCTGGACGGAGAGTTCGTCGGAGATGGGTTTTCTCTTTCGTGTTGTTGTCTTGATACGATCTCCATTGATGGATTTTTGTACTACTTCGATTTGAAGATGAAATCGATGGGGGAAAAATAAAGTGAAAAACAAGAGAATTTGAAGAGATTGAGGTTTTGTTGGGGTGTCTGTGGACTACAGTATCCAACTTTGTGTCATCTTAGGGTTAATATTACATATTATCCACATGAATTTTGGTGTTCAATGCATTTAGCTCCTTCGTCTTTTCATGTATGTATAAAGGTGTCAACTTGATAATTAATttacttttagttttttttttggacAAAAAGTCTATAGAATTTCGAGAATCTTATAAACGTCAACAACAACAAAATTGATTTTTAAGAGAATGTAAAAGTTCTTAAATAGTAATTATCAAGTTAAAAACTTATCTCAGTAAGTTAGGTGTTTAGTTTTTAgtaaatagtttataaaaattcAATAAAATACCTAACGTTTTTATTACCGGAACATAAGCTTATAGGATGCTTGTTTTTACTAAAAAAATCAAACTTTGATTTTCAAGAATAAGCTTATAGGATGTTTGTTTTTACTAAAGAAATTCAATAAAATACCTAACGTTTTTATTAAGTAAAATATAATTTGTTGCTAAAACAAacatatgtttttatatgttagTTTAGTTAGATGAAATTCAAAAGATTCCGAGAAGAATTGATCCAAAATTCTCTTAGATCCAAAATGAAAGTTAGTCGCTTTAGGTATTGAGCATATGTATCAATATGTACTAAagtgaaaaatattttatatatagtGAGGTGTTGTGACAACTTTACCAAAGTTAATGGGTGGTGAAGCACAAGTGAATTTTGGTGGTATTGTTTTTGTGGGTTACAAATGAAATAAAGAATAGTCATAGGGGACAATGAAAAAGAGAGATTGACCTGTCAACTATTTTCATTGTTATTAATGAGACTCATGTCTAAGGACGGAAGTGGATCCAAATTCGGTCCGGATAGACCTATATCCGGATAATTTGGGAATCGATTAACGGAATTTTATAGGACCGGAAACTGGACCAGTATATAGAAATCGATTTCGGTTCAATTCCGGGTAAAATGAGTTTAAAACCAGAATACCTGAAAAAATCAAAGAGGGTCAGTTGAAATCGGTTAAATTAGGTTTAGAACCGTGAAAACctaggaaaaatcaaaaaatttcagTAATTACTTAATGTGTTGACctttgaaaattttcagcttttATATCTCGACATCATGAGACTCTAATTCattgcaaataaaacattataacaagaaaaaaaaaacaataaaataataaaaataaatttgataTGTCCTATAATGAATTATATAAAAAAGCTAAGCTCTTTTTAGCTTTATAAATTGATAGGGTATAATAAAAATGCTCACCTAATGAGTTCTACTAttataaatgtttaaaaaaaaaaaaaaaaaaaaaaaaaaaaaaaaactatatatgaTTGAAGATGCTCCAAGCTTAAAAAACATGGTCGTAGTCGTGATCGGTGGGAAatgctcataaatgg is part of the Lactuca sativa cultivar Salinas chromosome 7, Lsat_Salinas_v11, whole genome shotgun sequence genome and harbors:
- the LOC111898424 gene encoding VQ motif-containing protein 4 — protein: MEIVSRQQHERENPSPTNSPSSHGSSSNSNGHTAGGGAVQTPPLTPRPVSRSEPNSYPTTFVQADTTSFKQVVQMLTGSSKPTHQPDPAPTRTSIPPIKTGQQKKQGFKLYERRNSLKNGLMINASVPKLHGHGLSPRLHEMLSPSILDFPALVLSPVTPLIEDRFNKSSPSIGNSSEEERVIAAKGFYLHPSPRAATPHGTTEPQLLPLFPLTSPRVSESSI